The proteins below come from a single Benincasa hispida cultivar B227 chromosome 4, ASM972705v1, whole genome shotgun sequence genomic window:
- the LOC120076530 gene encoding cyclin-T1-3-like, with translation MARQLPQNHLTNRIPGTTPSLCVQEEHLISARKWYFCKQEIENHSPSRKDGVDFKKECQLRKSYCSFLQELGMKLKVPQVTIASAMMVCHRFYMRQSHAKNDWQTIGTAGIFLACKIEETPRFLNDVVVVAYELIFKWDPSASKRIRQKEIFIKQKELILIAERLLLSTFAFDVDIQLPYKPLVAALKRLGMAADLGKVAWNFVNDWLCTTLCLEYKPHYIAAGSIFLASKFQKVKLPSDKGKVWWMEFDVSPKQLQEVIQRMLKLFEKDRKQSLPPSKEKTHQPEALDGQTRVDSSQSCISSVTVSDQLDSHEAMTVASECNKSVMPSCCHDQQNVNYCISPVEVLPCQTSDTGSSSSAVDNGDTGVCQNTEENFPDQITQSTTVSISVSKDKINLCQIREAIKRRRLCRATSTKEVQPVSPDIDSEAWIEKELEHGIELEYESSLKKKRKAS, from the exons ATGGCAAGACAGCTGCCCCAGAATCATCTCACGAATCGCATTCCAGGAACTACACCTAGCCTTTGTGTGCAGGAGGAGCATCTGATCTCTGCACGCAAATGGTATTTCTGCAAACAGGAAATTGAAAATCATTCTCCATCCAGGAAGGATGGAGTTGATTTCAAGAAAGAGTGTCAACTGCGGAAGTCATATTGCTCATTTCTTCAAGAGCTTGGCATGAAGCTGAAAGT GCCTCAAGTAACAATTGCAAGTGCAATGATGGTATGCCACCGGTTCTATATGCGTCAGTCCCATGCGAAAAATGACTGGCAG ACAATTGGAACAGCAGGTATCTTTCTTGCCTGTAAGATAGAAGAGACACCACGGTTTCTGAATGATGTCGTCGTTGTGGCTTATGAGTTGATATTCAAATGGGATCCTTCTGCCTCTAAAAGAATTAGACAAAAA GAAATTTTCATCAAACAAAAGGAATTAATCTTGATTGCGGAGCGGCTTCTATTGTCAACGTTTGCATTTGATGTTGACATTCAACTTCCCTACAAGCCACTTGTTGCTGCTCTAAAAAGATTGGGAATGGCTGCTGATCTTGGGAAGGTGGCCTGGAATTTTGTAAATGATTG GCTATGTACAACACTGTGCTTGGAATACAAACCCCATTATATTGCTGCAGGTTCGATATTTCTTGCTTCCAAATTTCAGAAGGTGAAATTGCCTTCGGATAAAGGAAAGGTTTGGTGGATGGAGTTTGATGTTTCGCCAAAACAGTTACAAG AGGTTATACAGCGAATGTTGAAGTTATTTGAGAAAGATAGAAAACAAAGCCTGCCACCTTCAAAAGAGAAGACTCATCAGCCAGAAGCTTTAGATGGACAGACAAGGGTTGATAGTTCCCAATCATGTATATCCAGTGTGACGGTTTCTGATCAGCTTGATAGTCATGAAGCCATGACGGTGGCCAGTGAGTGCAATAAGTCTGTGATGCCCAGTTGTTGCCACGACCAGCAAAATGTAAATTACTGCATCAGTCCTGTGGAAGTTTTACCCTGCCAAACAAGCGATACGGGGAGTTCTAGTAGTGCCGTTGACAATGGTGATACTGGGGTTTGTCAGAATACTGAGGAAAATTTTCCTGATCAGATCACACAGTCAACAACTGTTTCCATTTCTGTTTCCAAGGACAAGATAAATTTATGTCAAATCAGAGAGGCAATAAAGAGAAGACGACTCTGTAGAGCTACTAGTACAAAGGAAGTACAGCCCGTGAGTCCAGATATTGACAGCGAAGCATGGATAGAAAAAGAGCTGGAACATGGAATAGAGCTAGAATATGAATCctcattgaaaaagaaaagaaaggcaTCTTGA